GCGGTCGGAATCGATCACGTCCAGGTAGCTGATCGACCCCTCCCGGTACTGCGTGTGCGACAGTTGCGCCGCCCGCGCCGATGCCTGCACCGCCCGGTCCTGCGCGCCGATCTGGTCGTCCAGGATGCGCAGGTTGGCCAGGTTGTCCTCCACTTCGCGGAAGGCGCCCAGCACGCTCTGGCGATAGTTGGCGACGTCTTCCTCGTAGGCCGCGCGGGCGCGGTCCACGCCGGCCTGGCGGCGGCCGGCGTCGAAGATCGGCAGGCTGAGCATCGCGCCCGTCAACGGACCCAGCAGGAAGGTGCGGCTGGACCATTGGAACAGGTGTCCCAGTTCCGACGATTCATAGCCGGCATAGCCCGTGATATCCAGTTGCGGGAAGAAGGCCGCGCGCGCCGCGCCGATGCGGTCGTTGGCGGCGGCCATCGCGCGCTCGGCGGCGGCGATGTCGGGACGGCGCTCCAGCAGCCCCGAGGGCAGGCCGGCGGGCACGCGCAGGTCGATGCGCGCCAGCGGCGTGGGCGGCAGCGTGAACGCCGACGGCGCCAGGCCCAGCAGCACGGCCAGCGCGTGTTCGGCGGCGGCGCGGCTGCGGTCGATGCCCAGGGCCTCGGACTGCGCCGACGCCAGTTCGGAACGCGCGCGCGCCACGTCCAGTTCGCTGATGTCGCCTTCCTTGTAGCGGCGCTCGACCAGCTTCAGGGTCTGCTCGCGCAGGTCCAGCGTGCGCACGTAGACCTGGCGCTCGGCATCCAGTTGCCGCACCTGGAAGTAGTTCTGCGCGACGTCGGCCTGCAGCGCCAGTTGCACCGAACGCAGCAAGGCCTCGCTCTGTTGCGCGTCGGCGGTGGCGGCGTCGACGTTGGCCGACACGCGGCCGAACAGGTCCGCCTCGTACGAGACGCCGGCCTGCGCGCGCCACAGCGTGGTGGAGGTGGCCGGGCCGTCGTCGGGCAGGCCTTGCGAGGCCGGCGACGCGCGCTGGCGCGTCGGGCCGAAGTTGGCCGTGATCTCCGGGAACAGGCCGGCGCGGGTCTGCCGTTGCAGCGCGCGCGCCTGCGCCAGGCGCGCGGCCGCCGCCTTGAGGTTCTGGTTGGCGGCCTGCGCCTGGAGCTCCAGGCGGTTCAGTTGTTCGTCCTTGAACAATTCCCACCAGGCGCCGCGCAATTGATCCTCGGCGGGCTGGGCGGTCTTCCACTGCCCGGCCTGGTCGGCCGGCAGGGCTTCCTTGAAGGCCGCCGAAGCGGGGGCGGCCGGACGCTCATAGGTGGGCGTCAGCGAGCAGCCCGCCAGGATCAGCGTCGCCAGCAAGGACATGGAAAAGCGTTGCACGTGCTTCATGTCGATTTCATCCAGATATCAATGTTCGGCGGCGATGGCGGGCGTGGGCGCGGCGCCCCCGCCTTCGTTTTCGCGTTCGCCGTGCGCCGTCACCGGCGCTTCATGCTTGGCCGCCGAATGCAGCGGGCGCGGGTTGATGCTGCGCAACACCACGTAGAACACCGGCGTCAGGAACAGGCCGAACAGCGTCACGCCCAGCATGCCGAAGAACACCGCCACGCCCATCGCGTGCCGCATCTCCGAACCGGCGCCGGACGAGTACACCAGCGGCACCACGCCCATGATGAAGGCGATGGACGTCATCAGGATGGGACGCAGGCGCAGGCGGCTGGCCTCGATGGCGGCCTGCAGCGGCTTGTGGCCTTGCAGTTCGAGCTCGCGGGCGAACTCCACGATCAGGATGGCGTTCTTCGCCGAAAGCCCCACCAGCACCATCAGGCCGATCTGCGTGAAGATGTTGTTGTCGCCCTGGGTCAGGTAGACGCCGGTCAAGGCCGCCAGGATGCTCATGGGCACGATCAGGATCACCGCCAGCGGCAGGGTCAGGCTCTCGTACATCGCCGCCAGCACCAGGAACACCAGCAGCACGCTGATCGGGAAGACCCAGATGCCCGCGTTGCCCGCCAGGATCTGCTGGTACGTCAGGTCGGTCCACTCGAACTTGATGCCGCGCGGCAGCGTGGCCGCGGCGACGCGCTCGGCCGCCTCCTTGGCCTGGTCGGACGAGTAGCCCGGGGCCGGGCCGCCGTTGATGTCGGCGGCGGTATAGCCGTTGTAGCGCACCACCATTTCCGGGCCGTAGGTTTCCGACACCCGCACCAGCGAGGACAGCGGCACCATCTCGCCGGCGGCGTTGCGCGTCTTCAGCAGGCCGATGTCCTCGGCGTGGGCGCGGAAGGGCGCGTCGGCCTGGGCCCGCACCTGGAACACGCGGCCGAAGCGGTTGAAGTCGTTCACGTAGAGCGAGCCCAGGTAGACCTGCATGGTGTCGAACACGTCGGTCACCTGCACGCCCAGTTGCTTGGCCTTGACGCGGTCCAGCTTGACGTCGAGCTGCGGCACGTTGATCTGGTAGTTCGAGAAGGAACGTCCCAGTTCGGGCTGCTTGGCGGCTTCCGCCATGAAGGACTGGACGGCGCGGTCCAGGGCCTCGTAGCCCAGCGCGGCGCGGTCCTCGATCTGCAGCTTGAAGCCGCCCAGCGTGCCCAGGCCCATGACGGGCGGGGGCGGGAACACGGCGATGAAGGCATCCTTCAGGCCGCCGAACTTCTGGTTCAGCGACGCCGCGATCTTGTCCGCGCTCAGGCCTTCGCGGTTGCGTTCCTCGAAGGACTTCAGCGTGACGAACACGATGCCGGCGCTGGAGCTGTTGGTGAAGCCGTTGATCGACAGGCCGGGGAAGGCCACCGCGTGGTCGACGCCCGGCTCCTTCAGGGCGATGTCGCCCATGCGCCGGATGACGTCCTCGGTGCGGTCCAGCGCGGCGCCGTTGGGCAGTTGCGCGAAGCCCACCAGGTACTGCTTGTCCTGCGCCGGCACGAAGCCGCCCGGCACCAGGTAGGAGATGCCCACCGTCGCGCCCAGCAGCAAGGCATAGACCAGCAGGCCGGCCGACTTGCGCTTGATCACGCCGCTCACGCCCACCGAGTAGCGTTCCGACGCGCGGTTGAACACCTGGTTGAAGCGCCGGAAGAAGCCGCCCAGCACCTTGTTCATGACGCGGGTCAGCGCATCCGGCTTGGCATGGTGGTCCTTCAGCAGCAGCGCGGACAGGGCCGGCGACAAGGTCAGGGAGTTGAAGGCCGAGATCACGGTGGAGATCGTGATCGTCATGGCGAACTGCTTGTAGAACTGGCCCGTCAAGCCGGTCATGAAGGCCAGCGGCACGAACACCGCCGCCAGCGTCAGCGCGATGGCGATGATGGGCCCGCTGACTTCCCGCATGGCGCGGTAGGTCGCTTCGCGCGGCGACAATCCCGCCGAGATGTTCCGCTCGACGTTTTCCACCACCACGATGGCGTCGTCCACCACGATGCCGATGGCCAGCACCATGCCGAACAGCGACAGCGCGTTGATCGAATAGCCGAACAGCAGCAGCAGGGAGAAGGTGCCGACGATGGACACCGGCACCGCCAGCAGCGGGATCAGCGAGGCGCGCCAGGTCTGCAGGAACACGATCACCACGATCACCACCAGCGCGATGGCTTCCAGCAGGGTGTGGATCACTGCTTCGATGCTGGAGCGCACGAACTGGGTGGGGTCGTAGACCACGTCGAACTTCACCGAGGGCGGGAAGTCCTTGGACAGGTCGGCCATGGCTTCGCGCACCTGCTTGGACACGTCCAGCGCGTTGGCGCCCGGCGCCTGCATGATGCCCAGCGCCACCGCCGGCTTGTTGTCCAGCAGGGAGCGCAGGCCGTACTCGGCGGCGTCCAGTTCCACGCGGGCCACGTCGCCCAGGCGGGTCACGCCGCCGTTGGGCGAGGTCTTCAGCACGATGTCGCGGAATTCCTCCTCGCTTTGCAGGCGGCCCTGCGTGTTGACGTTCAATTGCAGCGGCACGTCGGGCAGGGAAGGCGAGGAACCGATCACGCCGGCGGCCACCTGCACGTTCTGCTCGCGGATCGCGCGCACCACGTCGGTGGCGGTCATGCCGTGTTCGGCCACTTTCTGCGGGTCCAGCCAGACGCGCATCGAGTAGTCGCCCGATCCCCACAGTTGCACGTCGCCCACGCCGGTGATGCGCGACAGCCGGTCCTTGACGTTGAGCACCGCGTAGTTGCGCAGGTAGGTCATGTCATAGCGGTTGTCCGGCGAGATCAGGTGCACCACCAGCGTCAGGGTGGGCGAGCTCTTGGCCGTCGTCACGCCCAGGCGCTGCACGTCGTCGGGCAGGCGCGGCAGCGCCTGCGACACGCGGTTCTGCACCAGTTGCTGGGCCTTGTCGGGGTCCACGCCCAGGCGGAAGTAGACCGTCAGGTTCATGTTGCCGTCGCTGTTGGCCTGCGCCTGCATGTACAGCATGTTCTCGACGCCGTTGATCTGCTCTTCCAGCGGCGCGGCCACGGTTTCGGCGATCACCTTGGGGTTGGCGCCCGGATACTGCGCGTGCACCACCACCGACGGCGGCACCACTTCCGGGTATTCCGATATCGGCAACTGGAACATGGCCAGCAGGCCGCCCAGCAGGATGAGCACCGACAGCACGCCCGCGAAAATCGGGCGGTCGATGAAGAATTTGGAGATATTCATGGTTCGGCTCTTGGTTCGATTCGACGCCATCGGCGCGCGGCGTCCGCGCCCCGGTTGGCCGGGGCGCTGTACGCGCGGTCGATTCGAAGCGACGCTGGGTCGGATGCGGCGGGCGCGGCGCCGCCGGTCATCCGTTGGCGCTTGTGTCCGTGGGCTGGGCCCGTCCGCGGTTCATGTCGCGATTCATGCAGCGGTTCATGCCGCGGCTCATGCTGGATTCGGCGCGGCGGCCGCGGTGTCGGCCTTGGCCGCCGCCGCGTTGCCGTCGGGCGCCTGGCGCTGGCCCACCGTGGGCCAGCTTCCCGCCATCTGCACGACGTGCGGGTCGACCTGGTCGCCCGGCCGGATGCGCTGCAAGCCGTTGACGACGATGCGCTCGCCGGCCTTCAGCCCGCTGTCCACCACCCGCAGCCCGCCCTGGCTGGCGCCCAGCCGCACTTCGCGGTATTGCGCGTGGTTGCTGTCGTCCAGCACCATGACGAAGCGCTTGTTCTGGTCGGTGCCCAGCGCCTTTTCGTCGATCAGCAGCGCCTCGCGCGGCGCGCCGCCGCCCAGGCGGATGCGGGCGTACAGGCCCGGCACCAGGCTGCCGTCGCGATTGTCGAAGGTGGCGCGCACGCGGATCGTGCCCGAGGTCGTGTCCAGGCGGTTGTCGACGTACTGCACCGTGCCCTGGCGCGAATAGCCGTCTTCATTGGCCAGCCCCAGGTCCACCGGCACCGGGGCGCCCTTGCCGGTGCGCGCCGGATTCACGTACTTCAGGAAAGTCTGCTCGTCGACGTCGAAGGAGGCGTACATGCGGTCGACCGAGACCAGGGTGGTCAGCGGCGTCGATCCCGCGCCGGCGGCCACCAGGTTGCCTTCGGTCACCTCGGCCTTGGACACCTGGCCGGAGACCGGCGCCAGGATGTGGGTGTAGCCGAGGTTCAGGCGGGCGATTTCCAGGGCTGCCTGCGCCGCCTTCAGGTTGGCGGCGGCTTCGCGGGCGTCGTTCTGCTTCTGTTCCAGGTCGCGGCGGGCGATGGCGTTGTCGGCGATCAGGCGGTTGGCGCGGGCCAGGTCGGAGGTGGTGTAGGCCACCCGCGCCTGCGCGCCGGCCAGGTTGGCTTCCGCCCGCGACACCTCGGCCTGGTAGGGAAGGGGGTCGATGGTGAACAGTTCGTCGCCCTTGCGCACCAGGGCGCCGTCCTTGAACCGCACGGCGACCAGGGTGCCGGAGACGCGCGGGCGGATCTCCACGCGGTCCACGGCTTCCAGGCGGCCCGAATAGCTTTGCCAGTCGGTGATCCGGCGCTGCACGACCACGGCGACGTCGACGGGAGTGGCTTGGGGGGCGGCGGCGGCCGTTGCGGGGGCGCCGCCGTGTCCACGCAGCACGGCGATGCCGCCGGCCACGAGGATGACGGCCAGCGTGCCGGCCAGGGCAAGGCGATTGCGCGATTTGGTCATTACAGTTCCTTGAGCGGAATGCGTACGGGCACCGATCAGTGTTGCCGCCTGGCGCGGGTGGCGCCGGATCACGTGCGGCGGACGCGTAGCCGCGTCCGGGCCGGGCTGCGAGCCTGGCCTGCGCTGGGGTATTTATGTTTCTTGCCACGCCGGGGCGTGGACGCCCGCGGGGCCGGTCCTTGGCGAAAACCGGCGTCGCGGGTGAGCGATACGTGATCGAGACGATGGGCGGAGCGGCCCGCCGTGGCTGCGGGGGCCGCCTGATCCGTAACCGTTTGGTTGTCGGAATGGCGGCATTCTGGCTGTTTTGTTCCCCGGAATAAATATCTCTACATAAACAACACTATTCGGTGCGGGCGAACAATTATTTGTTCATAATCTCGGCACACCCCTAACACCCGAGGTACGCCATGGACCGCTTCCAGGCCATGCAGGTGTTCACCAGGGTCGTCGACGCCAACAGCTTCACCCGGGCCGCCGACCATCTGGGCCTGCCCCGCACCACCGTCACCACCATCATCCAGAATCTCGAGAAGCTGCTCAACGTGCGGCTGCTCAACCGCACCACGCGGCGCCTGAGCCTGACGCCGGACGGCGCCGCGTACTACGAGCGCTGCATCCGCATCCTGGCCGACGTGGACGAGGCCGAGGCGGCTTTCCAGGACGCCTCGCGGCGGCCGCGCGGCAAATTGCGCATCGACACGCCGGCCGCCATCGGGCGGCTGATCCTGATCCCGTCATTGTGCGAATTCCACGAAAGATATCCGGACATCGAGCTGTATATCGGCATGGGCGACCGTCCCGTGGACCTGGTGCAGGAAGCGGTGGACTGCGTGATCCGCGTCGGCGAGCTGCAGGATTCCAGCCTGGTGGCGCGCCGCATCGGCATGTTCGAGGGCATCAGTTGCGCGGCGCCCAGCTACATCGAGCGCTACGGCGCGCCGACCACGCTGGAGGAGTTGGCCGGCCACAAGGCGGTCAATTATTTTTCCAGCCGCACCGGCCGTCCCTTCGACTGGGACTTCATGGTCGACGGCGAGAAAATCGAAGTGAAGATGGAGGGCGTGGTGTCGGTCAACGATGCCGATGCCTACATGGCGTGCGGCCTGCAGGGCTTCGGCCTGATCCAGCCGCCGCGCTACATGGCCCTGCCTTATCTGCAGAGCGGCGAGCTGGTGGAGATCCTGTCCGACTGGAAGCCCAAGTCCATGCCGATCTCGGTGGTGTATCCGCACAACCGGCACCTGTCGCCGAAGGTGCGCGCCTTCACCGATTGGGCGGCGGAGATCTTCAGCCGCTGTCCGCTGTTGAGCGGCCGCGGCGACACCGCGGACAGCGTCTGCACCTGGGCGGGTGAAACACTGCACCGCGGCGGCGCGGCGAAGCTCGCCGAAAAGGCCGCGGCCAAGGTGCCCGCCGACGCCGGCGTCCTGTCCCTGGCCGCGCAGTTGGAGGAAGCGGGCGACCGCGTCGCCACCGCCCGCACCTGACGCATGAAAGGCTCGCGCCAGTCGCTGACCTCGCTGCGCATTTTCCTTTCCGCGGCCCGCCACCTGAATTTCAGCCGGGCCGCGGAAGCGCTCAGCCTCACCCAGAGCGCGGTGAGCAAGCACATCCAGGCGCTGGAGGCGCGACTGGGCGTGAGCCTGTTCAAGCGCCTGCCGACGGGCCTGCGCCTGACCTACGCGGGCGCGCTCTACCTGGAACGGGTCGGCGCCGCCATGCGCCTGCTCGACGAGGCCGATGCCCTGGTGGCGGGGCCGGGCGCGCGCGTGGCCTTGAACATCGCGGTGTCGCCGTCTTTCGCCCAGTTCTGCCTGATCCCGGGCCTGCGCGAATTCTTCGACGCGCATCCCGACATCCGCATCAACGTGCGGCCGCGCCTGGTACACGGGCGCGAAAAGGCCGAACGCTTCGACGCCGAGATCCAGTTGCATACCGGCCATATGTCGGGCATGTCGGCCCAATACCTGTGCGGCCGCGAAATGGCGCTGGTCGGCGCCGCGTCC
This genomic interval from Bordetella genomosp. 10 contains the following:
- a CDS encoding efflux transporter outer membrane subunit — protein: MKHVQRFSMSLLATLILAGCSLTPTYERPAAPASAAFKEALPADQAGQWKTAQPAEDQLRGAWWELFKDEQLNRLELQAQAANQNLKAAAARLAQARALQRQTRAGLFPEITANFGPTRQRASPASQGLPDDGPATSTTLWRAQAGVSYEADLFGRVSANVDAATADAQQSEALLRSVQLALQADVAQNYFQVRQLDAERQVYVRTLDLREQTLKLVERRYKEGDISELDVARARSELASAQSEALGIDRSRAAAEHALAVLLGLAPSAFTLPPTPLARIDLRVPAGLPSGLLERRPDIAAAERAMAAANDRIGAARAAFFPQLDITGYAGYESSELGHLFQWSSRTFLLGPLTGAMLSLPIFDAGRRQAGVDRARAAYEEDVANYRQSVLGAFREVEDNLANLRILDDQIGAQDRAVQASARAAQLSHTQYREGSISYLDVIDSDRTVLAQQRVSVQLDGARALSTVNLIRALGGGWGLPTPQVGDTGKVEQPAAQAAPAPAPVGDMAAR
- a CDS encoding efflux RND transporter permease subunit, giving the protein MNISKFFIDRPIFAGVLSVLILLGGLLAMFQLPISEYPEVVPPSVVVHAQYPGANPKVIAETVAAPLEEQINGVENMLYMQAQANSDGNMNLTVYFRLGVDPDKAQQLVQNRVSQALPRLPDDVQRLGVTTAKSSPTLTLVVHLISPDNRYDMTYLRNYAVLNVKDRLSRITGVGDVQLWGSGDYSMRVWLDPQKVAEHGMTATDVVRAIREQNVQVAAGVIGSSPSLPDVPLQLNVNTQGRLQSEEEFRDIVLKTSPNGGVTRLGDVARVELDAAEYGLRSLLDNKPAVALGIMQAPGANALDVSKQVREAMADLSKDFPPSVKFDVVYDPTQFVRSSIEAVIHTLLEAIALVVIVVIVFLQTWRASLIPLLAVPVSIVGTFSLLLLFGYSINALSLFGMVLAIGIVVDDAIVVVENVERNISAGLSPREATYRAMREVSGPIIAIALTLAAVFVPLAFMTGLTGQFYKQFAMTITISTVISAFNSLTLSPALSALLLKDHHAKPDALTRVMNKVLGGFFRRFNQVFNRASERYSVGVSGVIKRKSAGLLVYALLLGATVGISYLVPGGFVPAQDKQYLVGFAQLPNGAALDRTEDVIRRMGDIALKEPGVDHAVAFPGLSINGFTNSSSAGIVFVTLKSFEERNREGLSADKIAASLNQKFGGLKDAFIAVFPPPPVMGLGTLGGFKLQIEDRAALGYEALDRAVQSFMAEAAKQPELGRSFSNYQINVPQLDVKLDRVKAKQLGVQVTDVFDTMQVYLGSLYVNDFNRFGRVFQVRAQADAPFRAHAEDIGLLKTRNAAGEMVPLSSLVRVSETYGPEMVVRYNGYTAADINGGPAPGYSSDQAKEAAERVAAATLPRGIKFEWTDLTYQQILAGNAGIWVFPISVLLVFLVLAAMYESLTLPLAVILIVPMSILAALTGVYLTQGDNNIFTQIGLMVLVGLSAKNAILIVEFARELELQGHKPLQAAIEASRLRLRPILMTSIAFIMGVVPLVYSSGAGSEMRHAMGVAVFFGMLGVTLFGLFLTPVFYVVLRSINPRPLHSAAKHEAPVTAHGERENEGGGAAPTPAIAAEH
- a CDS encoding efflux RND transporter periplasmic adaptor subunit is translated as MTKSRNRLALAGTLAVILVAGGIAVLRGHGGAPATAAAAPQATPVDVAVVVQRRITDWQSYSGRLEAVDRVEIRPRVSGTLVAVRFKDGALVRKGDELFTIDPLPYQAEVSRAEANLAGAQARVAYTTSDLARANRLIADNAIARRDLEQKQNDAREAAANLKAAQAALEIARLNLGYTHILAPVSGQVSKAEVTEGNLVAAGAGSTPLTTLVSVDRMYASFDVDEQTFLKYVNPARTGKGAPVPVDLGLANEDGYSRQGTVQYVDNRLDTTSGTIRVRATFDNRDGSLVPGLYARIRLGGGAPREALLIDEKALGTDQNKRFVMVLDDSNHAQYREVRLGASQGGLRVVDSGLKAGERIVVNGLQRIRPGDQVDPHVVQMAGSWPTVGQRQAPDGNAAAAKADTAAAAPNPA
- a CDS encoding LysR substrate-binding domain-containing protein, producing the protein MKGSRQSLTSLRIFLSAARHLNFSRAAEALSLTQSAVSKHIQALEARLGVSLFKRLPTGLRLTYAGALYLERVGAAMRLLDEADALVAGPGARVALNIAVSPSFAQFCLIPGLREFFDAHPDIRINVRPRLVHGREKAERFDAEIQLHTGHMSGMSAQYLCGREMALVGAASLFAGRPVRDVDDLADVPLLKRAQRGYGWDEWKSQVAPLWPGPAATAPEYEGFSVLMPAVLNGLGVAIAPLCMVLDPLREGVLQRPLGETVEGRYGYYLMRPRPDVGGPYLDAFCEWILARAASLNRAVEALRG